The nucleotide sequence CAGCTTCCCGCGACAAAAGATGAATGGTGTCTTCTGGGCCAACAGGTACCGCTAGGATCAAGCGAGCAGGCTTGCGCTGCCTGAGCGCTCGTAAACTGGCCAAAATCGTCGCGCCTGTGGCCACCCCATCATCCACCAGGATGACCGTTTTTCCCTCCAGTTGTGGTTCAGGCCGTGAGCCACGATATGCGGTCAGCCGCCTTTTGATCTCCTGACGTTGGCGTTCGGTTTCTTTTTGTACATAATCCTCAGGTACGCCAATGCGTTCGATGAGATTATAATCCAATACCAAGGTACCATCGCTAGCCACAGCTCCAATAGCCAGTTCTGGGTTATACGGTGCGCCGATTTTACGCGTAATGTACACATCCAGAGGTGCGCCCAATTTCTTGGCTACCTCGGAAGCGACCACTACACCGCCACGTGGGATACCTAGAACAATCAAATCTTTCTGACCGCGGAGCGAGGCCAATTCTTTGGCTAGAAGCTGTCCAGCTTCACGTCGGTCCCGAAAAAGCATGATTGCCTCCTTGCAAGCAAGCCTTTAGGGCACAGCAAGCGCCAGGGCTTTTTCCACTGCTTCCAGTGCAGTCTGCACGCGGACAATAGCGTGATTTTCGTGGCCTTCCTTAGCTAGTTGCCAGGTGTGCAACCCAATCACCGGTATGCCCAGTTTAAGCGCATGGGCAATCTCCGAGAGGGTGCCATACTCGCCATGGATGGCGATCACGGCTTGAGCAGATTGCACAACCAGCACATTGCGCGCTTCACCCATGCCTGTAACAATGGGGATATCTACATATGGATTGGCATCGCGGCGTGAGGTTCCCGGCAATATGCCCACGGTCAGGCCTCCGGCGGCTTTGGCTCCGCGGCAGGCGGCTTCCATAACTCCGCCCAATCCACCACATACCAATATGGCCCCGCGTTTCGCTAACTCTCGTCCTACTGCCTCGGCCAGCATCGCGACCTCTGCAGAACAACGGCCAGCACCAATTACTGCGATGAACATTGCTCACTCCCAGGCTCATCCCAGTGGTACTGTTGCCAAGCGGGTGTAAACTGCCCCTGTGGGGCGCAAGTCGCTGCGCATCAAATGCACTTCCCGCACCAGCATCGAGATGCTGGTCTCCACTTGTGTTGCTACAATGCGTTTTGCCATCTCCTCTCGTTCGTTAGGACGGGCATAATCCCGAATCCGTGCCAGAGTGAGATGGGGCTGAAAGCCGCGCTTTTCCGGAGGAAAGCCCAGAGCGTTCAACTCAGATTCCAAAGCACGTTGTAGCCGCTGCAATGCATCCATATCCCCTGTTAATCCGACCCAGACCACGCGTAGCCGACGCGTATTGGGAAAGAAACCGGGTTGAGACAAAGCAATAGTGAACGGTGCGGTAGAACGACAGCCGCGTTCCATGGCCTGAATGATCTCCGGCAGACGCTCTGTAGATACATTGCCTAGGAATTTGAGGGTGAGGTGAATGCCATCTGGCGATACCCAGCGGCCAATACGGGATACAGGTGCGCGTTTCAGTTCTTCTTGCACCTGGCGGAGGGCATTTTTTAGGGCATCATCCAGTTCAATGGCAACGAAGGTGCGAATCTGCTCCATGATTGCCTCCTACGGCTCAAGTCCAATGGCTAAGATTTGTCACGGTGATCAATCCGCAACAGTTGGGCCGCATTGCCATACAGCAGAGATTCGAGCGTGTCAGTAGCAAGCCCTGCTTCATGAATGTGCTGCAAGAATCGCCGTTGTCCAATTAATGGATAATCTGTGGCGAAGAGCATCTTTTCCGGAATGAGCTGTGCTGCTAGATGGTAGATTTCAGCGCGGTACAGGTACAATGAAGCGGCTGTGTCGTAGTAGACGTGCTGTAGCGCCTTCTGAACCTCTGGCATTAGTTCGTAAAAGAATAGACCCCCGCCCCAGTGTGCTGCAACAATGGTTGTTTCAGGATGGCGCAAAGCCAGTCCGTAGAGAGATTGCAGGGCAATCCTGCTCTTGCCAGGATAGCTGTGGCCCACTGGCTCGTTGGTGTGGATGAGTACAGGACGCTTCCAATGCGCCATTTGCTCCATTACATCGTCCAAACATGCGTCGTCTAAGGTATATCCCTGACCCTCTGGCATCAATTCCCCCAGACCGTGCAACCCCTTTTGCATGCAACGCTCGAGTTCGGCACTCGCTCCCGCAACTGCTGGATTAACCACCGCAAAACCGACCAAGCGCTCCGGCCAGTGGGAAACCGCTTCCAGGACGTAATCATTGGACTCGCGGCACAATCCAGGATCGGACCACGCAAAACCAAAGGTCACTGCCATGTCCACCTCGCTCTGGTGCATCTCGGCGACGAGTTCATCCACGGTGGCCATCCTCGCCTGAGGATTTGCATACAACAGGCGAAACCAAGCATCGCGCTCCAGATAAACCGCGCGTCTGGCGATCATCTCGGGCGGGAAAATGTGTGTGTGAAAATCAATGATAGGCACAGTGGTATTTTCGCACAGGCAGGCATAAAAGTCAAAACACCCTATGTTGGCAGATGTAATTCTGCCTGTAGGTAACTAAAGTCGTCCCTGTAGCAATTACATCCGGACATCTTATTTTTCCCCACTGGTGAAATTATGATATAATCATTTTATCTTACTACCAAGGAGGAATTTGCAGTTGGCTAAGTATTTCAACGTTGTGCAGATCATTTTGTCCGCGGCGCTCATTGTGCTGGTCATCCTACAGAGCAAGGGGGGCAGCCTGAGCCGCATGTTCGGTGGTGAATCTGGGGTGTACAGAACGCGCCGTGGATTTGAACGGACACTGTTCAACATCACCATTGTAGTCATCGTTGCTTTTTTCATCTTTTCTTTGCTCAGTGTGATATTCCAGGCGTGAAATGAACGGAGATGCGGCAAAAGACCTAGGTTTTGAAGAGGGCAGGTTTTGCCGCGTTCTTGAGAGTGATGACCTGGACAGAGACATGCGCTGGCAAGCCATTATCGCCATCTTGGCTATTCTCCTGATCCTGACACTGACGGGGTATACGGCTTTTTACATGACCACGGTCGTCATCCCGGACTATGGTGGCACTTATCGCGAAGGTGTTGCCGGTAACCCTGGCTACATCAGTCCCTTATTCAGCACGTACCACGACGTAGACCGCGATTTGGTTGCCCTTATTTTCAACGGCTTAACCAGGGCTGATGAAAATGGGCAAATCCAGCCGGATCTCGCTGATACCTGGGAAATCTCGCCCGACAACTTGACATATACCTTTCACTTGCGTCAGAATGTACGCTGGCACGATGGGACGCCCTTTACCGCGGACGACGTGGTTTTTACCATAAATATATTGCGTTCCCCTGACTTTCAGGGGCAGCCTCAAATAGCCGAACTATGGCAGATGGTTACAGTAGAGCGTTCCGACCGCTATACAGTGCGCTTTACCTTGTCAGAGCCATTTGCGCCTTTTCTGCACTATACCACTATAGGCTTATTGCCAGCGCATCTGTTACAGGATGTGCCTATCAAGCAGCTATCCAGCCATCCCTTCAATCTACACCCTATAGGCACTGGCCCTTTCAAGATAGGAGAAGTTACCTCGAAGCATGCCCTCCTTGAGGCTAACGCGGATTACTATGCTGGGCGGCCATACCTGGACAAAATCGAGTTTCTCTTCTATCCCGATTACCCCAGTGTGCTTGCTGCTTACCAACGGGGTGAAATCCATGGCATCGGACGCGTTCCTCTGGAGTACCTACCAGAGGTCCTTGCCGAGGATGAACTGCAACTGTATTCGGCGCCGCTATCTGGTTATGGGCTTGTTTTCCTGAACCTGGATCGCCCCGTTTTCCAGGAAAAGGAGGTAAGACAAGCTCTGCTTTGGGCTTTGGATCGGCAACGGATCATTGACCAGATTCTGGATGGCCAGGCTGTGCTCGCTCATGGGCCAGTTATGCCTTTTTCATGGGCTTACGAAGCTCACGCTCCCCAATACGCGTATGACCCAGTTAAAGCCAGGAATCTCTTGGAAAAAGCAGGCTGGATTGATGCCGATGGAGACGGCGTGCGGGAAAAGGGTGATCTCCGTCTGGAGTTTGCTCTCCTGACCAACGATGACGAGACACGCATCAAAATCATCAACGAGATCACGCGCCAATGGGCTGAGATTGGCGTACGGGCCGTGCCACAGGCAGTGGGAGTAGCTGGCGTAGTGCGTGATTTCTTGATGCCGCGCAACTATGATGCCATCCTTTACGAATGGCAACAACTCCCGACGGATCCAGACCCCTACCCACAATGGCACTCTACGCAAAAACTGGGCATGGGACAGAATTTCACCGGCTACAGCAATGAGCAGGCCGATCTGCTTATGGAGGAAGCGCGTCGCACGACAGATCCCGTGCGCAGAGCTGCTCTGTATCGCCAATTACAGCGCATCCTTGCTGAGGACGTGCCTGAATTGCCACTATATCATCCGGTTTACCACTATGCCGTTGATAAACGGGTGCAAAATGTACGTGTGGGACCTATGCAAGATTATGCAGACCGTTTCCGCACAGTTGCAGAGTGGTACATCAATATGCGGAGAGTCATCGTCAGCGAAGCTCCTTTATGGCAGCGTAAGTAGAACGTAGGGAATTACTTATCACTTTTAAGGAGGTTACCATGAAACGGATGCGCTGGTATGATTACATCACTTATAACATCTATTGGCTTGGTCTGAGCATGGCTTCTGGTAGCCTGACGCCGATTATCCTGCCGTTTCTTGTGGCGCGGTTTGTCGGGGAGGCAGTAAAAGGTACCTATCTGGGTGTACTGCGTTCTGCCGGGCTCATTGTAGCCATCCTTGTCCAGCCAGCGGCAGGCTTGCTCAGCGACCGCAGTACGTTGCGCTGGGGGCGACGCAGGCCCTTCATTTTCCTGGGCACCGTGTTCGACCTGATCTTCCTGGCGCTTATTGGTCTGTCAGGCAACTACTGGATACTTTTCATGGCAGTGCTGCTTCTGCAAGTTTCGTCCAATGTAGGTCACGGGGCGCTGCAGGGCATTATCCCAGACCTGGTGCCCGAAGACCAACGCGGACGGGCCTCCGGAGTCAAGGCAGTGATGGAACTGCTACCCGTTATTTTGGTTTCTTTTACCACAGGTCGCTTGGTTGGGGCGGGAAATGTATGGGGAGCGCTACTGATCGTAATGGCTTTCTTTGCGCTCACAATGCTGATTACAGTAATTGCTGTTCGCGAAGAGCCATTGCATGAGAAGCCCAAAGAACCGCTTTCGCCTGCCCTAATGCGCATTGTCCTCCTTACTGCTATTTTCACGATCGTTACCACTGCCTTCGGGGGGCTGGTAGGGATGGTGGGGAGGGTGCTTTCAGGAAAGGGCACCGCGCAGCTAGTCGCAGTAGGCATAGCTGGTCTGGTGGCAATGGCTGGTGCAATTATTGTGGGGGTATGGTGGAGTGCACGGGTCGGTGTCGGTGAGGGGGCGAAAAAGTATCCCTCCTTTACCTGGTGGGTGACCAACCGTCTTCTCTATCTAGCTGCCGTGGGCTCTATTCAGGGATTTGCCCTGTATTTCCTGCAAGATGTAGTGCGGGTGTCCAATCCCCCCAAGGCTACCGGGGATCTGATGATGGTAGTTGGTATCTTCCTTCTGCTGGCAGCTTTGCCCAGTGGCTGGCTCTCAGATAGGGTAGGACGCAAACCGCTGGTTGCCGCGGCTGGTGTGGTTGCTGCCATTGGCACTTTTCTGCTGCTCCTCGCCCAAAATATGACCATGGTCACGATTAGTGGTGTGATCATCGGCCTCTCAGCCGGCATTTTCATGACTGTCAACTGGGCACTGGGAACAGACCTGGTGCCTTCCGCAGAGGCTGGTTTGTATCTAGGTGTTTCCAACTTGGCTGGCGCTGGCGCTGGTGTGGTGGGGGCAGGTATTGGTGGGCCAATGGCCGATTTCTTCAATGCCTATCAGAAAGGGCTGGGCTACCTGGTCATTTTTGGCATCTATGGCGCGTTATTCTTGCTATCAGCAATCATACTGCTAAAGGTGAAGGCCGAGCAATAACGGGAAGCCTAGAAATGCTCTCCGACTACTGCAGGGGTGAAGCAGCATAATCCTGTCCCAATATCAGTCGTATATCCACAGTGCTTTGAACATTGGTATAGCGAAGCACATTCTCAGGCTGGATACGAAAACGCTGCATTAGGGCGTTGACCGTGTTGGTCTTTCCCGAGTAGTCTATGAGCACGCTCTTGGCGTAATCAGAGCGGTCAGCGTTGCTGTAGGAGACTATATTATAACCTAGTCCTTTCAAGTACTCAGCAGTGCGCTGCGCCAAGCCAGGCATGAGGGTGCCATTCTGCACTTCGATCCTGGCTGCCTCTTGGGCGATGAACTCCTTTTCTGAAAGACCAGCCACGGCAGTCGGAGCAGGACCGCCAAATAACTCATCCACCAGTTCGCGCACAAGAGCACGATCGGGGATCAACACATGTGCGCCATCGGGGGTTACTTGGGATGTGGTCATAGTTTCGTCGATTACCGCGTTCTTGATGTTTTCCCCTGGAATCTCGCGCCCAAGTTTAGCCAAAGCATACATTTCGCTCAGGCTTAGATCGGTCTGCACGGAATCCCCCACGATGCGGAGTATCTCGGGTATCTTGGTCAGGGGGATATTCAGGCTAAGCACCTTATCGCGGATGGCTTTCAAAACCTGCTGCTGCCGTCTGGCGCGCATGAAATCACTGCCGCCATGCCGCACTCGAGCATACTGCAGCGCGGTTTTGCCATCCATGTGCTGCGTGCCTGCCGGGATGTCAACAGTTATATACCCATAGTTGTCATCGGGGTACTTCTCATCGTGAATTGGCTCTTTCACGTCGATGGTAATGCCGCCGATGGCATCCACAAGTCTTTCGAAACCCTCAAAGTTTACTCGGATGTAATAGTGTATGGGTACACCAAGGGTATACTGGACCGTTTTCTTGGCCAGTGCTGGCCCTCCTCCGGGGTAATTGTCCCTCTCACCGAGAAAATGAGCGGTATTGATGCGATTCTCGGAATAGCCAGGGATTGGCACCCACAGGTCGCGAGGTATGGAAAGCATTGCTGCCGTCTTGCTTCGCGCGTCCACCGTCACAACAATCATGGTATCCGTGCGACAGGGCCCTTTTTCGTTAGCACGCCTGTCTATCCCCAACAACAGGATATTCACACGCTCTTTGGCAATGTCGGGCAATTCCTCTTCAGGTGCCCGACCCTGCTCGAGGCCAGATTGCGCAGGCATGCCTAACTGTGCGTGCGCGACAAAGTCTTTGACTGTGGTGTAAAAGAGATAGCCCGAATAAATACCACCAACTATAAAAACAACCAATAGTATGCCCGGGAGAAACCACTTCCAACGGGTCTTAGTTGTCCTTGATGTCTTCGGAGCTTTTCGAGCCATGTACCCTCCGTAAAACAAGAATAATATTATTATAGCATAATCGCTCTAGACGGACAAAAAGTTCCTGCACTTGCAGACGAGCCAAAGATTAGTAAATCACACGCTCCGTGCTTGCTGCGCGATAGCATGAAGCACTGCATTGGCTGAGTTGCTGAGATTAGGAAATATCAACCAGCGCAGAGATGCGTTGAATCACCTCTTCAATGAATTGCTCGTTGCTTATGCTGATCTCAATCGCCCTCTCAGGACACGTGCCGACACAGCGTCCACAGCCCCGGCAAGCGTCTCCGATCACTGCACGTCCATCCACTAAGCGTAAGGCATTTACAAAGCAAACGTCCTGGGTGCATATGCCGCAGCCTATGCAGCGCTCGCTGACTGTGATGGTTACGCCAGGCATGCGGTGTATTTGTTCGCCCATCGCAGGTGCTACGTAGGGCAGCACACGCCACAGGCAGCAGCAAGGACAGCAATTGCAGATCGTCAATAGCTTGTCGCCTGGCCCAACGCCCAGCCAGACAGTATCCAGTTTGTTGCGGCCAATCAGGTGCACCAGCCCGGCTTCGCGACAGCGGCGCACGTGTTCGAGCGCTTCTTCTTTGCTCACACGCCGTCCAAGTCGTGGATTGATGCGCGAAGCAGCCTCGCCAAGGAATAGACACCCCAGATCTCTGGGGTAATTCTGGCACTTTTCTGCTTCCCGGCAGATGCAGAAATTCATGATCCAGTGGAAAGACGCTTTTTCAATGAAATAATCCACCACTTGGGATGGTAGCACCATGCTCTCTGTTTGCACTGCTTGATGGATGGGGATCACCTGGTCACGAGTCAGATAAATCAGGTCGTCGCCCTCGGCGAGCCAGTGTTGCATCAAGTTGCCAATCAAAGGCCATCGGGTGAGCCGGGCTACAGTAAAACGCTTGGGGAAGGCCCTTTTGATTAGTTCGACGAACCATACCGGCGTAGCCATGTGTTCTTTGCCTTTACGAGAACGATCAGTATCGGAAGCGACTGAAATCGGGCTTGCGCTTCTCCAAAAAGGCGGTCATTCCCTCATGAAACTCTTCCGTACCGTATATGGCCGATAGCATCTCGATTGCCAGGTTGAAAGAACCGTATTGCCAATCGCTGGCGTAATTAAGCGCGAGCTTGGATACGCGCAGGGCTTGTGGGCTGAGTTCCAGGATGCGATCTGTCCAGGCTTTGAGCTCCGCCTCGAACTGTGCATCTGGCACCACCTTGTTACACCAGCCGAGCCGTTCTGCTTCAACCGCAGAGTAGCGTTGGCAGAGAAAGATGATCTCGCGTGCGCGCTTTTCTCCGACTAGACCTGGCAAGAATTGTGTGCCGCCAAAAATGGGAGCACTGCCCACTGTTGGCCCTACCTGACCAAAGATTGCACTGGCCGCAGCCAAGGTCAAATCGCAGGCTACGTTGATTTCGTTGCCTCCGCCCAGGCAATAGCCGCGCACTGCAGCGATGACCGGCATTGGAGCTTGTCGAATGCGCCACAACAAATCCGTAAAGCGACGCAGAAAGAGCCGCCCACTATTGGGTGTCAGGTCGCGCATCTCTGTAATATCTCCGCCGACGCAGAAAGCACGCTCCCCAGCCCCAGTAATCACGATGACTCCTATGGAACGGTCCGCGCTGGCATCCTCCAGAGCCTGGGTCATTTCCAATATAGTCTGTGTGCGAAAAGCGTTGAGAACTTGAGGCCGGTTGATGGTGATGGTGGCAATGCCTTCGCTTTTCTCATAGAGGATATCGGTATAGGACATGGGTAAATCCTTCTCTGCACCGCTGGGGTTAAGACGGATAGTCGTAGAAACCCTTGCCCGTCTTGCGTCCGAGATGCCCTGCTTGCACCATCTTACGCAGCAAGATAGGAGCACGGTAGCGGTCATCTTTGTAATTCGCATACAGAGCATCGAGGACATGCAGCACAATGTCAAGGCCAATCAAATCGGCAAGTGCCAGCGGCCCCATAGGCAGGTTGTAGCCCAGTTTCATCGCTTTGTCCAGAGCGTCGCGCTCAGCCACGCCCTCCTGCAAAGCGAAGATGGCTTCAGAGACCAGCATCAATCCCACGCGGGTAGTCACAAAGCCAGGAAAGTCCTTCACCACCACTGGCTCCTTACCCACCTTCTTAGCGAATTCAACCACCGCTTGTACGGTAGCCTCGCTGGTTTCAACGGCCTGAATGATCTCGATAAGCTGCATGACTGGCGCTGGGTTGAAAAAGTGAATGCCAATCACACGGTCGCGCTTCTGTACGGCTGTGGCGATCTCAGTGATGGGCAGCGAGCTCGTGTTGCTGCCTAAAATGGCCTGAGCGCTCACGTGCTGTTCCATCTCATGGAACAACTTCTTCTTCAACTCGATATTCTCTGGTGCAGCCTCGATCACCAAATCCACCTTGGACAAAGCCTGCGCTAAATCGCCGGTGTACAGGATACGTGCGCTCGTTGCTTCTGCTTCGGCTTGCGCCAAACGGCCCTTTTCTACTTCTCGGTCCAATAGCTTACGATGGTATGCCTGCGCCTTGGCTAATTGCTCAGGGATGGGATCATACAGGCGAGTAGAAAGGCCAGCTCTTGCGGTAACGTAGGCAATGCCACTGCCCATTGTGCCACTGCCCATGACGGCTACATTCTGCATCTTTGCCTCCTCTCTAAAGTTTTTAGATGTCAATATTGCATGCATTCCTCATAAGGGCGGCCCTGCGCCAATACCTGATCAATGCGCTTCATCCATTGACTTATGGGGATATGCTGCGGACAAAGATCTTCACATTGCTGGCACTCCGTGCACTGATCCGCCCTGGATTGT is from Chloroflexota bacterium and encodes:
- a CDS encoding enoyl-CoA hydratase/isomerase family protein, with the protein product MSYTDILYEKSEGIATITINRPQVLNAFRTQTILEMTQALEDASADRSIGVIVITGAGERAFCVGGDITEMRDLTPNSGRLFLRRFTDLLWRIRQAPMPVIAAVRGYCLGGGNEINVACDLTLAAASAIFGQVGPTVGSAPIFGGTQFLPGLVGEKRAREIIFLCQRYSAVEAERLGWCNKVVPDAQFEAELKAWTDRILELSPQALRVSKLALNYASDWQYGSFNLAIEMLSAIYGTEEFHEGMTAFLEKRKPDFSRFRY
- the secG gene encoding preprotein translocase subunit SecG — its product is MAKYFNVVQIILSAALIVLVILQSKGGSLSRMFGGESGVYRTRRGFERTLFNITIVVIVAFFIFSLLSVIFQA
- a CDS encoding amidohydrolase family protein is translated as MPIIDFHTHIFPPEMIARRAVYLERDAWFRLLYANPQARMATVDELVAEMHQSEVDMAVTFGFAWSDPGLCRESNDYVLEAVSHWPERLVGFAVVNPAVAGASAELERCMQKGLHGLGELMPEGQGYTLDDACLDDVMEQMAHWKRPVLIHTNEPVGHSYPGKSRIALQSLYGLALRHPETTIVAAHWGGGLFFYELMPEVQKALQHVYYDTAASLYLYRAEIYHLAAQLIPEKMLFATDYPLIGQRRFLQHIHEAGLATDTLESLLYGNAAQLLRIDHRDKS
- the thpR gene encoding RNA 2',3'-cyclic phosphodiesterase, with the protein product MEQIRTFVAIELDDALKNALRQVQEELKRAPVSRIGRWVSPDGIHLTLKFLGNVSTERLPEIIQAMERGCRSTAPFTIALSQPGFFPNTRRLRVVWVGLTGDMDALQRLQRALESELNALGFPPEKRGFQPHLTLARIRDYARPNEREEMAKRIVATQVETSISMLVREVHLMRSDLRPTGAVYTRLATVPLG
- a CDS encoding TIGR00725 family protein, encoding MFIAVIGAGRCSAEVAMLAEAVGRELAKRGAILVCGGLGGVMEAACRGAKAAGGLTVGILPGTSRRDANPYVDIPIVTGMGEARNVLVVQSAQAVIAIHGEYGTLSEIAHALKLGIPVIGLHTWQLAKEGHENHAIVRVQTALEAVEKALALAVP
- a CDS encoding 4Fe-4S ferredoxin, producing MATPVWFVELIKRAFPKRFTVARLTRWPLIGNLMQHWLAEGDDLIYLTRDQVIPIHQAVQTESMVLPSQVVDYFIEKASFHWIMNFCICREAEKCQNYPRDLGCLFLGEAASRINPRLGRRVSKEEALEHVRRCREAGLVHLIGRNKLDTVWLGVGPGDKLLTICNCCPCCCLWRVLPYVAPAMGEQIHRMPGVTITVSERCIGCGICTQDVCFVNALRLVDGRAVIGDACRGCGRCVGTCPERAIEISISNEQFIEEVIQRISALVDIS
- a CDS encoding MFS transporter, giving the protein MKRMRWYDYITYNIYWLGLSMASGSLTPIILPFLVARFVGEAVKGTYLGVLRSAGLIVAILVQPAAGLLSDRSTLRWGRRRPFIFLGTVFDLIFLALIGLSGNYWILFMAVLLLQVSSNVGHGALQGIIPDLVPEDQRGRASGVKAVMELLPVILVSFTTGRLVGAGNVWGALLIVMAFFALTMLITVIAVREEPLHEKPKEPLSPALMRIVLLTAIFTIVTTAFGGLVGMVGRVLSGKGTAQLVAVGIAGLVAMAGAIIVGVWWSARVGVGEGAKKYPSFTWWVTNRLLYLAAVGSIQGFALYFLQDVVRVSNPPKATGDLMMVVGIFLLLAALPSGWLSDRVGRKPLVAAAGVVAAIGTFLLLLAQNMTMVTISGVIIGLSAGIFMTVNWALGTDLVPSAEAGLYLGVSNLAGAGAGVVGAGIGGPMADFFNAYQKGLGYLVIFGIYGALFLLSAIILLKVKAEQ
- a CDS encoding peptide ABC transporter substrate-binding protein produces the protein MNGDAAKDLGFEEGRFCRVLESDDLDRDMRWQAIIAILAILLILTLTGYTAFYMTTVVIPDYGGTYREGVAGNPGYISPLFSTYHDVDRDLVALIFNGLTRADENGQIQPDLADTWEISPDNLTYTFHLRQNVRWHDGTPFTADDVVFTINILRSPDFQGQPQIAELWQMVTVERSDRYTVRFTLSEPFAPFLHYTTIGLLPAHLLQDVPIKQLSSHPFNLHPIGTGPFKIGEVTSKHALLEANADYYAGRPYLDKIEFLFYPDYPSVLAAYQRGEIHGIGRVPLEYLPEVLAEDELQLYSAPLSGYGLVFLNLDRPVFQEKEVRQALLWALDRQRIIDQILDGQAVLAHGPVMPFSWAYEAHAPQYAYDPVKARNLLEKAGWIDADGDGVREKGDLRLEFALLTNDDETRIKIINEITRQWAEIGVRAVPQAVGVAGVVRDFLMPRNYDAILYEWQQLPTDPDPYPQWHSTQKLGMGQNFTGYSNEQADLLMEEARRTTDPVRRAALYRQLQRILAEDVPELPLYHPVYHYAVDKRVQNVRVGPMQDYADRFRTVAEWYINMRRVIVSEAPLWQRK
- a CDS encoding LCP family protein; amino-acid sequence: MARKAPKTSRTTKTRWKWFLPGILLVVFIVGGIYSGYLFYTTVKDFVAHAQLGMPAQSGLEQGRAPEEELPDIAKERVNILLLGIDRRANEKGPCRTDTMIVVTVDARSKTAAMLSIPRDLWVPIPGYSENRINTAHFLGERDNYPGGGPALAKKTVQYTLGVPIHYYIRVNFEGFERLVDAIGGITIDVKEPIHDEKYPDDNYGYITVDIPAGTQHMDGKTALQYARVRHGGSDFMRARRQQQVLKAIRDKVLSLNIPLTKIPEILRIVGDSVQTDLSLSEMYALAKLGREIPGENIKNAVIDETMTTSQVTPDGAHVLIPDRALVRELVDELFGGPAPTAVAGLSEKEFIAQEAARIEVQNGTLMPGLAQRTAEYLKGLGYNIVSYSNADRSDYAKSVLIDYSGKTNTVNALMQRFRIQPENVLRYTNVQSTVDIRLILGQDYAASPLQ
- a CDS encoding 3-hydroxyacyl-CoA dehydrogenase family protein, yielding MQNVAVMGSGTMGSGIAYVTARAGLSTRLYDPIPEQLAKAQAYHRKLLDREVEKGRLAQAEAEATSARILYTGDLAQALSKVDLVIEAAPENIELKKKLFHEMEQHVSAQAILGSNTSSLPITEIATAVQKRDRVIGIHFFNPAPVMQLIEIIQAVETSEATVQAVVEFAKKVGKEPVVVKDFPGFVTTRVGLMLVSEAIFALQEGVAERDALDKAMKLGYNLPMGPLALADLIGLDIVLHVLDALYANYKDDRYRAPILLRKMVQAGHLGRKTGKGFYDYPS
- a CDS encoding phosphoribosyltransferase, with translation MLFRDRREAGQLLAKELASLRGQKDLIVLGIPRGGVVVASEVAKKLGAPLDVYITRKIGAPYNPELAIGAVASDGTLVLDYNLIERIGVPEDYVQKETERQRQEIKRRLTAYRGSRPEPQLEGKTVILVDDGVATGATILASLRALRQRKPARLILAVPVGPEDTIHLLSREADQVICLYTPEIFWAVGAFYAVFDQTSDEEVIRLLQERH